CACGAGGATTTCCCACCAGGGCAGCAGGTTGCCCGTGGTGAGCGTGTCCACCAGGCCGGAGCGGCCGGCTCGCACGAGCACGGGGATGTTGGCCTCGGAGAGCAATTCCACGAAGGCCTCCGCGGTGAACGGGTCCTCCGCGCTCGCCGCGCGCACGAAGACGCGCTTGTCCATCTCGTGGGGCAGCGGCAGGCCCCGGGCCCGCATCTCCGCCTCGCTCACGAGGAGTGGATTGCCTGGACAGTCAGCGCAGTCGTTCACGCTGTCCTGATACTCGGAGCCGCACCTGGCGCAGTATTTCATTCCGGTCCCTCCTGCCCGTGTGGTGTCTGGAGGGACATAGTAGGTCCGGCCCCCGCGAGCGGCACCCGCGGCCGGGCGCTTCGTTCAATGGCGAGCTTCATCGGCCGGCCAATGGCGGGCCTCGTCGCCCAGCCGGCCCACCGCGGCGCTGAGCCGCTCCACGTCGATGGGCTTGCGCAGCACCACGTCGCAGTACTCGGCTCCCTGGACCTGTGTGTAGCCGGACACGAGGATGACGCGGGCGCGCGGTTCGCGCTCCTTCACCCGCTGGGCGAGCTCCGTGCCGCAGATGCCCGGCAGGGACTCGTCCGTCACCACCACGTCCGGATGCCAGGTCTCGAAGGCGCGCAGCCCGGCGAGCCCGTCCGGAGCAGTGCTCACGTCGAACTCCGCCTCCAGCAACTCCGCCAGCAGCTCCCGGCTGTCCCCGTCATCCTCCACCAGCAGGACCTTGATTCGCTCGGCGCCCATGTGCCTGGGAAACCCACGTGTCGGCCTGAATCGTTCCTCGCCTCCCTGAAGCGCCCCTCTGCTCGCATGCCGGAGGAGCAGGGGAGCAATGGGGCCCCCTCTCACCGGCGGGCGGAGGGCTGTCCATCTTTGCTCCCGGAGGTGATGCCATGAAGGTGTTGCTGCGTGGAGTGCACCTGGACCTGTCGGACAACATCAGGGCGTACGTCGACGAGCATCTGGTCGCCCATATCGAACGCTTCGCGGACGATGAGGCGGCGGAAATCGACATCTCGCTCGTGGATACCAACGGGCCCAAGGGAGGCGTGGACAAGGAGTGCCGGGTGACGGTGCGGCTGCCCGGCTTCTCCGCGGTGCATGTGACGGAGACGGCCGACTCGCTGTTCCCGGCCATCGACGCATCGCGTGATAGGCTGGAGCGGAGCCTGAAGCGCTCGCTGGAGAAGCGGCGCGACGTCCAG
Above is a window of Pyxidicoccus xibeiensis DNA encoding:
- a CDS encoding response regulator produces the protein MGAERIKVLLVEDDGDSRELLAELLEAEFDVSTAPDGLAGLRAFETWHPDVVVTDESLPGICGTELAQRVKEREPRARVILVSGYTQVQGAEYCDVVLRKPIDVERLSAAVGRLGDEARHWPADEARH
- the hpf gene encoding ribosome hibernation-promoting factor, HPF/YfiA family, producing MKVLLRGVHLDLSDNIRAYVDEHLVAHIERFADDEAAEIDISLVDTNGPKGGVDKECRVTVRLPGFSAVHVTETADSLFPAIDASRDRLERSLKRSLEKRRDVQTNGLPQDLSADVPTY
- a CDS encoding putative signal transducing protein, translating into MKYCARCGSEYQDSVNDCADCPGNPLLVSEAEMRARGLPLPHEMDKRVFVRAASAEDPFTAEAFVELLSEANIPVLVRAGRSGLVDTLTTGNLLPWWEILVPEDQAARAIPLLEQERVQEEATADEAVAAAEEEEREMELTSSAPPPAH